The sequence below is a genomic window from Barrientosiimonas humi.
AGGGAGACGTGGCACGGATGATCCTCTACATGGCCGTGCGCTACGACGGGGACGACGGGGCGCCCGACCTGGAGGTCAACGACCAGGTCAACAACGGGTCGGCGCCCTACCACGGCCGGGTCTCGGTGCTGGTCGCGTGGAGCGCGCAGGACCCGCCGGACGCGTTCGAGCAGCGGCGCAACGAGACGGTCTACGCGATCCAGGGCAACCGCAACCCGTTCGTCGATCGCCCCGAGTGGGTCGAGGCCATCTTCTGACGCAGGCGGCGCACCAGCGGTGCGTCCCCCCTCCCCTCACGGGAGCGCGCCGCCGGTGCGCCTCGTGAGCGCGACCGACCCGCAGGTCTCCACCCCTGGGCGCGCCCGCGGACCAGCCTTCGGGAGCGAGGACCGCGACGGCAACCCTGCGGGCCGAAACTGCCGCCAGACTGCCGCTCGCGCCGGCCCCCGCGTCAGGTGCCGGGCTCCTCCCAGTCCCAGGCGAAGCCGTACGACCCGGGCGGCACGTCCTTCAGCGCCAGCTGGACGAGGGGCTCGCGCTCGCGACTGACCGCGCCGGTCACCTCCTCGCGACCGGCGGTCGCGGTGACCTGCCACAGCCGAGCCGGCGGCGCCTCGAACTCCACGCTGACGGCGAGCGAGGCCATGCCGCGACGCGAGCCGCGCAGGACCCGGTGGGAGGGCTCGCCCGCGTCGTCGGGCTCGAGCACGGTGTAGTCGATGACCGCCGACTCGCCCTCCTGGAGCGGGCGGGCGAACTGCAGGCCGAAGATGACCAGCCCCAGCGTCGGGACCTCGCGGCGGCCCGCGACGGTGCAGCCGTGCACGTCGCTCAGCTGGACCCGGGGGAGCACCAGGGGGTCGGCCGCGTTGATCAGGCAGGTCCCGCGCACGCCGTCCTCCAGGGCCAGGATCACCGCGTGGTAGCGGCACTCGACCATCCGTCGCGAGGCGGAGATGCGGGCCCGGCTGGAGACGTGGGTGTAGCGGATGTCCTTGCCGTACTCCTCGGCCAGGAAGCGGCTGACCTGCTCGTCGTCGGTGACCCCCGTCCGGGCGAACAGCCGCTCGAACGGAGCCATCGGGACCTGGGCCCAGGTGCGCAGCAGCCGGGCGCGCTCGCCGCGCGGCAGCGCCAGCGCGGTGGCGAGCGACTCCAGCGTCGCGAGGTGCGGCTCGCGCACCTCGTCGCGCTCGAGCGCGCGCAGCGTGCGCACCGACACGCCCGCTCGCTCGCT
It includes:
- a CDS encoding helix-turn-helix domain-containing protein codes for the protein MDQRAALLRTLRREHGLTQQQLSERAGVSVRTLRALERDEVREPHLATLESLATALALPRGERARLLRTWAQVPMAPFERLFARTGVTDDEQVSRFLAEEYGKDIRYTHVSSRARISASRRMVECRYHAVILALEDGVRGTCLINAADPLVLPRVQLSDVHGCTVAGRREVPTLGLVIFGLQFARPLQEGESAVIDYTVLEPDDAGEPSHRVLRGSRRGMASLAVSVEFEAPPARLWQVTATAGREEVTGAVSREREPLVQLALKDVPPGSYGFAWDWEEPGT